A genomic segment from Thermostichus lividus PCC 6715 encodes:
- a CDS encoding CHASE2 domain-containing protein: MPPLFSHFRRYFADLGLVLMASTVASMVVVGVRSVGGLQPLELAAYDRLMQLRPFRGPDPRLLVVAITEADIQRYRALSLPDQVYAELLQKLLQHNPRAIGLDIYRDFPVEPGHQALNRVWQSSDRLFGVTKVGDDTHPTIQPPPALSADQVGFNDVTVDAGGIVRRNLLFLADDQGNPLYSFSLRLALRYLADEGIEPRGSDADPNVMQLGQTVFTPLQPNDGGYVGADTAGYQVMLNYRGDNRAVAWVPLGDVLAGRVAPALIRDRVVLVGNIAESGKDFFYTPFSSSLRDDQRMAGVFIHAQMVGQFIDAGQGQRSMIWFWPDSLEVLWMVFWSLVGAILAWRVRHPLGLAIAVGLSLTILLVSCYGLFLKLGWVPLVPPTLTLLLSGGTVVTYTAQQAQRQRQMVMRLLGQSMSPEIAAAMWERRDELLKDGKLPGQRLIATLLFTDLKGFSTISEGMEPEELFDWLNAYLEKVADVVQSYHGVINKFTGDGIMAVFGVPFPRTTREGIAADARNAVDCALALGRLLEQLNQGWAAQGLPQVMMRAGIYTGPIVVGSLGSKNRLEYGVIGDSVNTASRLESVDKHRQMSPCRILVAQETLDYLGDRYDTEAWGPLELKGKERKIQVFRVLGVRKSGSLPKRGEFERRLQSPCDSSTGM; encoded by the coding sequence ATGCCCCCCCTATTTTCCCACTTTCGCCGCTATTTTGCTGATCTGGGTCTTGTCTTGATGGCCAGTACCGTTGCCAGCATGGTTGTGGTGGGCGTGCGCAGCGTAGGGGGGCTACAGCCATTGGAACTAGCGGCCTACGACCGGCTCATGCAGCTACGCCCCTTTAGGGGGCCAGATCCGCGCCTACTGGTGGTGGCCATCACCGAAGCAGATATTCAACGCTACCGCGCCCTTTCCTTGCCGGATCAAGTCTATGCGGAACTGCTGCAAAAGCTCTTGCAGCACAACCCGCGTGCCATTGGCTTAGATATTTATCGTGACTTTCCCGTAGAACCCGGTCATCAAGCGCTCAATCGCGTGTGGCAAAGCTCCGATCGCCTGTTTGGGGTGACAAAGGTGGGGGATGATACCCATCCGACGATTCAGCCGCCACCAGCGCTCAGTGCGGATCAAGTGGGGTTTAATGATGTCACGGTTGATGCGGGGGGAATTGTCCGCCGCAATCTTTTGTTTTTAGCGGATGATCAGGGCAATCCTCTTTACTCCTTTTCGCTGCGTTTAGCCCTGCGCTATCTTGCGGACGAGGGAATTGAGCCGCGCGGTAGTGATGCTGACCCCAATGTGATGCAATTGGGGCAGACGGTGTTTACGCCGCTACAGCCGAATGACGGCGGCTATGTCGGTGCCGATACCGCAGGCTATCAGGTGATGCTCAACTATCGCGGGGATAATCGTGCGGTGGCATGGGTTCCCCTTGGGGATGTGTTGGCAGGGCGGGTTGCGCCAGCGTTAATTCGCGATCGCGTGGTGCTGGTGGGCAATATTGCCGAGAGTGGCAAGGACTTCTTTTACACCCCCTTTAGCTCCAGCTTGCGGGATGATCAGCGGATGGCGGGGGTGTTTATCCACGCCCAAATGGTGGGGCAATTCATTGATGCTGGGCAGGGGCAGCGGTCGATGATCTGGTTCTGGCCAGATTCGCTGGAAGTCCTGTGGATGGTGTTCTGGTCTCTGGTGGGGGCAATCTTGGCATGGCGGGTGCGACATCCCTTGGGGTTGGCGATCGCCGTTGGCCTGAGTCTGACGATTTTGCTAGTCAGCTGCTATGGTCTGTTCCTAAAGTTGGGCTGGGTTCCCCTCGTGCCACCCACCTTAACGCTGCTGCTCTCGGGCGGAACAGTGGTGACCTACACTGCGCAACAAGCGCAACGGCAACGGCAGATGGTGATGCGACTGCTGGGGCAAAGTATGTCGCCCGAAATTGCTGCCGCCATGTGGGAACGCCGCGATGAGCTGCTTAAGGACGGAAAATTACCCGGTCAACGGCTCATTGCCACCCTACTGTTTACCGACTTGAAGGGCTTCAGCACCATTTCTGAGGGGATGGAACCTGAGGAACTCTTTGATTGGCTCAACGCCTACCTCGAAAAAGTGGCGGATGTGGTTCAAAGTTACCATGGCGTGATTAACAAGTTTACTGGAGATGGCATCATGGCGGTGTTTGGGGTGCCCTTTCCCCGGACAACGCGCGAAGGCATTGCTGCCGATGCTCGCAATGCGGTAGATTGTGCCCTTGCCTTAGGGCGACTACTAGAGCAACTGAATCAAGGGTGGGCAGCGCAGGGGTTACCCCAAGTCATGATGCGGGCGGGGATTTACACCGGCCCGATTGTTGTGGGTAGTTTGGGCAGTAAAAACCGCCTAGAGTACGGTGTCATTGGCGATAGCGTTAACACAGCCTCCCGCCTTGAAAGTGTAGATAAACATCGGCAGATGAGTCCCTGCCGGATTTTGGTTGCCCAAGAGACCCTTGACTATTTAGGCGATCGCTACGACACGGAAGCGTGGGGGCCTCTTGAACTCAAGGGCAAAGAGCGCAAAATTCAGGTATTTCGGGTAC